One Thermus tengchongensis genomic window carries:
- a CDS encoding carbohydrate ABC transporter permease: MAKRLLPHLLLGFSAFLVLLPFAYQVSLSLTPPEALFGSPWPFHHPLTLENYRVVLEKLPMGRYTLNTFLFALGSALGQILLGLLAAYALVFRPPPWTGLFLGLFVLSMLVPFVVTYLPSYLLVARLGLLNTFPGLILPMLTAGYAAFLLRQHFLGFPREILEAAVVDGAGTRDLLFRILVPANLPTLLALFITLFIGAWNQFVWPLLVANRPDMYVLTVAVQRFAGGEGANAWGPLMAASVLATLPTLVLFLAFHRTILQTLMEGGVRG, translated from the coding sequence GTGGCTAAGAGGCTTCTCCCCCATCTCCTCCTGGGCTTCTCCGCCTTCTTGGTCCTTCTCCCATTTGCTTACCAGGTGAGCTTAAGTCTCACCCCCCCGGAGGCCCTCTTCGGGAGCCCTTGGCCGTTCCATCATCCCCTCACCCTGGAGAACTACCGGGTGGTGCTGGAAAAGCTCCCCATGGGCCGCTACACCCTGAACACCTTCCTTTTCGCCCTGGGCTCAGCCCTGGGACAGATCCTCCTGGGTCTCCTCGCCGCCTACGCCCTGGTCTTCCGCCCTCCCCCGTGGACGGGGCTCTTCCTGGGGCTTTTTGTCCTCAGCATGCTGGTACCCTTCGTGGTCACATACCTGCCCAGCTACCTGCTGGTAGCCCGCCTGGGGCTCCTCAACACCTTCCCAGGGCTCATCCTGCCCATGCTGACCGCCGGGTACGCGGCCTTCCTCCTTCGGCAACATTTCCTGGGCTTTCCTCGGGAGATCCTCGAGGCCGCGGTGGTGGACGGGGCGGGCACCCGGGATCTTCTCTTTCGCATCCTGGTCCCCGCCAATCTGCCTACGCTTTTGGCCCTTTTCATCACCCTCTTCATCGGGGCCTGGAACCAGTTCGTTTGGCCCCTCCTGGTGGCCAACCGCCCCGACATGTACGTACTCACCGTGGCGGTCCAGCGCTTCGCCGGAGGAGAGGGAGCCAATGCCTGGGGCCCCCTCATGGCGGCCTCGGTCCTGGCCACCCTGCCCACTCTGGTCCTCTTTCTGGCTTTTCACCGGACCATCCTGCAGACCTTGATGGAAGGAGGTGTACGGGGATGA
- a CDS encoding TIGR00282 family metallophosphoesterase translates to MRVLFFGDVVGEPGLRILAQELPLLRRLYRPHFVVVNGENLDVTIPELGKAGMHPQSLRALFALGVDAVTGGNHSFDPPWAEEVLGHARVVRPLNYSRHAPGKGSLLLRKGNQELLVVNLAGRSALAHAGDPVEALEALLAQWQGIPILVDFHSESVFEKLGLAYLFDGEVAAVLGTHTHVATQDARILPRGTAYVSDVRMVGGEEGFQGYHPDFLVEALRRRLPPKGLALRPAEGPGRVSYVLLELEGGRAKGILHLSEVVDLPPANP, encoded by the coding sequence ATGCGCGTCTTGTTCTTCGGCGACGTGGTAGGGGAGCCTGGACTGAGGATCCTGGCCCAGGAACTCCCCCTTTTGCGCCGGCTCTACCGGCCCCACTTTGTGGTGGTTAATGGGGAAAATCTGGACGTGACCATCCCCGAGCTGGGGAAGGCGGGCATGCACCCCCAATCCCTCCGCGCCCTCTTCGCCCTAGGGGTGGACGCGGTCACCGGGGGGAACCACTCCTTTGACCCCCCATGGGCGGAGGAAGTCCTGGGGCATGCCCGCGTGGTACGGCCCCTTAACTACAGCCGCCATGCCCCTGGCAAGGGTAGCCTCCTCCTGCGGAAGGGGAACCAGGAACTCCTGGTGGTGAACCTGGCCGGCCGGTCCGCTCTGGCCCACGCTGGAGACCCTGTGGAAGCCCTCGAGGCCCTGCTTGCCCAGTGGCAGGGCATCCCCATCCTGGTGGACTTCCACTCCGAGTCGGTCTTTGAAAAGCTGGGCCTCGCCTACCTCTTCGACGGGGAGGTGGCTGCAGTCCTCGGTACCCACACCCACGTGGCCACCCAGGACGCCCGCATCCTCCCCAGGGGCACCGCCTACGTGTCCGACGTGCGCATGGTGGGAGGGGAAGAGGGGTTCCAGGGCTACCACCCGGACTTCCTGGTGGAGGCCCTGAGGAGAAGGCTTCCTCCCAAGGGGCTGGCCTTGCGGCCCGCGGAGGGGCCCGGCCGGGTCAGCTACGTGCTCCTGGAGCTGGAAGGGGGCAGGGCCAAGGGCATCCTGCACCTCTCGGAGGTGGTGGACCTGCCCCCGGCAAACCCCTAG
- a CDS encoding sugar phosphate isomerase/epimerase family protein, giving the protein MRLGFRPPKDPEGFLAYARALLGRYAFIEVPGSAAHALFQAAQEAREMGYALTYHARYLDLYPGSPVEEVREASLKLLRQDLERAARMGALLVNAHAGNLPWTDYPPPGLSPAHEALREQEGRLRREYLERALEAFAGLAQLASDLGLRLTLENLPAPQEVPRTPEEMALFLQVPHLEFCLDLGHAQMAGQEPQAFLEALGGRLVHLHAHRNDGRYDLHLPPRPENLKPFAGTPCTLLVELPPRGVEEYLAVHHGLASAGLVPEAMGGDV; this is encoded by the coding sequence ATGAGGCTCGGCTTCCGTCCCCCGAAGGATCCCGAGGGCTTCCTGGCCTACGCCCGGGCCCTCCTGGGGCGGTACGCCTTCATCGAGGTCCCGGGCTCCGCCGCTCACGCGCTCTTCCAGGCGGCTCAGGAGGCGCGGGAGATGGGCTACGCCCTCACCTACCACGCCCGCTACCTGGACCTTTACCCGGGCTCGCCGGTGGAGGAGGTCCGCGAGGCCTCCCTCAAGCTCCTCCGCCAGGACCTGGAGCGGGCGGCCCGCATGGGGGCCCTCCTGGTGAACGCCCACGCGGGCAACCTCCCCTGGACGGACTACCCGCCCCCGGGGCTTTCCCCCGCCCACGAGGCCTTGCGGGAGCAGGAGGGGAGGCTGAGGCGGGAGTACCTGGAAAGGGCCCTGGAGGCCTTTGCCGGGCTCGCCCAGCTGGCCTCCGACCTGGGCCTCCGCCTCACCCTGGAAAACCTTCCAGCCCCCCAGGAGGTGCCGAGAACCCCGGAGGAGATGGCCCTCTTCCTGCAGGTGCCCCACCTGGAGTTCTGCCTGGACCTGGGCCATGCCCAGATGGCGGGGCAAGAGCCCCAGGCCTTCCTGGAGGCCCTAGGGGGGCGGCTGGTCCACCTGCACGCCCACCGCAACGACGGCCGCTATGACCTCCACCTGCCCCCTCGGCCGGAAAACCTGAAACCCTTTGCGGGAACCCCCTGCACCCTCCTGGTGGAGCTTCCCCCGAGGGGGGTGGAGGAGTACCTGGCGGTCCACCACGGCTTGGCCTCGGCGGGGCTCGTCCCCGAGGCAATGGGAGGTGACGTATGA
- a CDS encoding ABC transporter permease codes for MRSERFLLLPGLLFLLLFFAYPVFAILERSLAAPEGLTLARYLKALTAPAYLEAWRNSLLFAALSTLAAAVGGVFVAYWTSRLPLRLKGLLMSLYAVPVSLSGLVVAFGFIVLLGRNGVVNQLLAPLGLPRFDLYSWTGLFLVFPFYNIPLFALALMPLLESVGKGLLEAARASGATPFQAWVRVLLPALMPGILAGSSIVLAGMMGAFGTALALTGFAKNLLALQIYSLVAESTFDLPQAAALAAVLMGTTGVGLYLLALWERRFRR; via the coding sequence GTGCGCAGCGAGCGCTTCCTGCTCCTTCCTGGCCTTCTCTTCCTCCTCCTCTTCTTCGCCTACCCGGTTTTCGCCATCCTGGAGCGGAGCCTCGCCGCCCCCGAGGGCCTGACCCTGGCCCGTTACCTGAAGGCCCTCACCGCCCCCGCCTACCTCGAGGCCTGGCGCAACTCCCTCCTCTTCGCCGCCCTTTCCACCCTGGCCGCCGCGGTGGGCGGGGTGTTCGTGGCCTACTGGACGAGCCGGCTTCCCCTAAGGCTCAAGGGCCTCCTCATGAGCCTTTACGCCGTGCCCGTCTCCCTTTCGGGGCTGGTGGTGGCCTTCGGGTTCATCGTCCTCCTGGGGCGGAACGGGGTGGTGAACCAGCTCCTTGCCCCCCTGGGCTTGCCCCGGTTTGACCTTTACTCTTGGACGGGCCTCTTCCTGGTGTTTCCCTTTTACAACATCCCCCTCTTTGCCCTAGCCCTGATGCCCCTCCTGGAGAGCGTGGGCAAGGGGCTTTTGGAGGCGGCCCGGGCCTCGGGGGCCACCCCCTTCCAGGCCTGGGTGCGGGTCCTCCTCCCCGCCCTCATGCCGGGGATTTTGGCGGGCTCCTCCATCGTCCTCGCGGGGATGATGGGGGCCTTCGGCACCGCCTTGGCCCTCACCGGCTTCGCCAAGAACCTCCTTGCCCTGCAGATCTACAGCCTGGTGGCGGAGAGCACCTTCGACCTGCCCCAGGCGGCGGCCTTGGCAGCGGTGCTCATGGGCACCACGGGGGTGGGCCTCTACCTCTTGGCCCTCTGGGAAAGGAGGTTTCGGCGGTGA
- a CDS encoding ABC transporter ATP-binding protein, with translation MAVVELREVHKRYGKTAAVDGVSLGLREGEFFTLLGPSGCGKTTTLRLVAGFEAPDRGEVWIGKERVDRLPPERRPIGMVFQNYALFPNMTVFGNVAFPLRLKRLPEGEVRRKVGALLEMVHLSGLEDRYPKELSGGQQQRVALARALAREPKVLLLDEPLSALDAKIREELRGELKRLQREVGLTTLYVTHDQEEALALSDRIAVMREGKVEQLGTPKEVYEAPATPFVARFVGAGVLVAGEVREGRFHRGRSWPVRVAGEGKGYLLLRPERLRLDPEGFLEGEVRLSTYLGSLVRLEVEAEGLLLKVDLPPGPAPGVGERVRLSLPEEAPFVKEGI, from the coding sequence ATGGCGGTGGTGGAGCTACGGGAGGTGCACAAGCGCTACGGAAAGACCGCGGCCGTGGACGGGGTTTCCTTGGGCTTGCGGGAGGGGGAGTTCTTCACCCTCCTGGGCCCCTCGGGCTGCGGCAAGACCACCACCTTGCGCCTGGTGGCGGGCTTTGAGGCCCCGGACCGGGGGGAGGTGTGGATCGGCAAGGAGCGGGTGGACCGCCTCCCTCCGGAAAGGCGCCCCATCGGCATGGTCTTCCAGAACTACGCCCTTTTTCCCAACATGACCGTTTTCGGCAACGTGGCCTTTCCCCTGCGCCTGAAGCGCCTTCCCGAGGGGGAGGTGCGGCGGAAGGTGGGGGCGTTGCTGGAGATGGTGCACCTATCGGGCCTCGAGGACCGTTACCCCAAGGAGCTCTCCGGGGGCCAGCAGCAACGGGTGGCCCTGGCCCGGGCCCTGGCCCGGGAGCCCAAGGTCCTCCTCCTGGACGAGCCCCTTTCCGCTCTGGACGCCAAGATCCGCGAGGAGCTTAGGGGTGAGCTCAAGCGCCTGCAGCGGGAGGTGGGCCTCACCACCTTGTACGTGACCCACGACCAGGAGGAGGCCCTGGCCCTTTCCGACCGCATCGCGGTGATGCGGGAGGGAAAGGTGGAGCAGCTCGGCACCCCCAAGGAGGTGTACGAGGCCCCCGCCACCCCCTTCGTGGCCCGCTTTGTGGGCGCGGGGGTGCTGGTGGCGGGGGAGGTGCGGGAGGGCCGCTTCCACCGGGGCCGCTCCTGGCCGGTGCGGGTGGCGGGGGAGGGCAAAGGCTACCTCCTCCTGCGCCCCGAGCGCCTGCGGCTGGACCCGGAGGGCTTTTTGGAGGGGGAGGTGCGCCTTTCCACCTACCTGGGGAGCTTGGTGCGCCTGGAGGTGGAGGCGGAGGGCCTCCTCCTGAAGGTGGACCTGCCCCCGGGCCCGGCCCCGGGGGTGGGGGAGAGGGTGCGCCTTTCCCTGCCGGAGGAGGCCCCTTTCGTGAAGGAGGGCATATGA
- a CDS encoding extracellular solute-binding protein produces MRRYQVLAGVAALAAGLLGLGLRGLEAVAQAALPPELNNAYIRDLAQKARAEGGVINSYGMPNDWANYGGIFGEFQRLFGIRQQDIDMGSAVVLARMREEKAGKNDVADLKPAFAMTLAEEGLTLPYRVTSWAALPEGQKGVGKDGSTWYAGYKGTLGWIVNTRLVKKVPRTWKDLENPEYKGLIQYQDPRATGTGVATIMSAAYALTGDPYNYKAGVDFFARLHRLGVIGAVEPKVTTAKFERGEVGILINYDYNLLAWKERFPFPTEVVIPEDGSLANGGGIVAARNAPHPNTARLFLEFVFSKYGQGLFAQAFVTPIRPDVELPKEVAAKFPPKSAYAKVRFVDYKREEAVSEALQKYYGETIR; encoded by the coding sequence ATGAGGCGGTATCAGGTGCTGGCAGGCGTGGCGGCGTTGGCGGCTGGCCTCCTCGGGCTCGGCTTGAGGGGCCTCGAGGCGGTGGCCCAGGCGGCCCTCCCCCCCGAGCTCAACAACGCCTACATCCGGGACCTGGCCCAGAAGGCCCGGGCGGAAGGCGGGGTCATCAACAGCTACGGGATGCCCAACGACTGGGCCAACTACGGGGGGATCTTCGGGGAGTTCCAGCGGCTTTTCGGCATCCGCCAGCAGGACATCGACATGGGGAGCGCGGTGGTGCTGGCGAGGATGCGGGAGGAGAAGGCGGGCAAGAACGACGTGGCCGACCTCAAGCCCGCCTTCGCCATGACCCTGGCGGAGGAGGGCCTGACCCTGCCCTACCGGGTCACCTCCTGGGCCGCCCTCCCCGAGGGGCAGAAGGGGGTGGGCAAGGACGGCTCCACCTGGTATGCCGGCTACAAGGGTACCCTGGGCTGGATCGTCAACACCCGCCTGGTGAAGAAGGTGCCCAGGACCTGGAAGGACCTGGAGAACCCCGAGTACAAAGGGCTCATCCAGTACCAGGACCCCCGGGCCACGGGCACCGGGGTGGCCACCATCATGAGCGCCGCCTACGCCCTCACCGGGGACCCCTACAACTACAAGGCCGGGGTGGACTTCTTCGCCCGGCTCCACCGGCTCGGGGTCATCGGGGCGGTGGAGCCCAAGGTGACCACCGCCAAGTTTGAGCGGGGCGAGGTGGGCATCCTCATCAACTACGACTACAACCTCCTGGCCTGGAAGGAGCGCTTCCCCTTCCCCACCGAGGTGGTGATCCCCGAGGACGGCTCCCTGGCCAACGGCGGCGGGATCGTGGCCGCCCGGAACGCCCCCCACCCCAACACCGCCCGGCTCTTCTTGGAGTTCGTCTTCTCCAAGTACGGCCAGGGCCTCTTCGCCCAAGCCTTCGTGACCCCCATCCGTCCCGACGTGGAGCTTCCCAAGGAGGTGGCCGCCAAGTTCCCGCCCAAGAGCGCCTACGCCAAGGTGCGGTTCGTGGACTACAAGCGGGAGGAGGCGGTCTCCGAGGCCCTGCAGAAGTACTACGGGGAGACCATCCGCTAG
- a CDS encoding carbohydrate ABC transporter permease: protein MRRVALGQGVRAGAGRRGNLGGLLLLVPGLFFLLLFVYWPLLYNLWLSLHEWNLVRPEAAFVGLANYQALLEDPAFWQTVRQSLLYMALAALGNFLVPLGLALLTLQVKSPWAERYQALLFAPTVAAVSVAALVWLYIYLPAAGPLAKVLGGLGLPAPSLLSDPDYALPAVALVANWKFLGFHYLIALAGLKALPREVLEAARVDGAEGLPFLRHVLLPLLFPTLLFLLLSALASALDYAFVPIDVMTQGGPFGHSTNLMYAVYQEAFRFFRAGVAAAQAVLLTLGLGVLILGQLFLLERRNRG, encoded by the coding sequence GTGCGGCGAGTAGCCCTAGGGCAAGGGGTGAGGGCTGGGGCCGGGAGACGGGGGAACCTCGGGGGCCTCCTCCTCCTGGTCCCAGGCCTCTTCTTCCTCCTCCTTTTCGTCTACTGGCCCCTCCTCTACAACCTATGGCTGAGCCTCCACGAGTGGAACCTGGTGCGCCCGGAGGCGGCCTTCGTGGGCCTGGCCAACTACCAGGCCCTCCTAGAGGACCCCGCCTTTTGGCAAACGGTGCGGCAGAGCCTCCTCTACATGGCCCTGGCAGCTCTCGGCAACTTCCTCGTGCCCCTGGGCCTAGCCCTCCTTACCCTGCAGGTGAAAAGCCCCTGGGCAGAGCGCTACCAAGCCCTCCTCTTCGCCCCTACGGTGGCGGCGGTGTCCGTGGCCGCCCTGGTGTGGCTCTACATCTATCTGCCCGCAGCAGGACCCCTGGCCAAGGTTCTAGGGGGGCTCGGTCTTCCAGCCCCGAGCCTCCTCTCCGACCCCGACTACGCCCTTCCCGCCGTGGCCTTGGTGGCCAACTGGAAGTTTCTGGGCTTCCACTACCTCATCGCCTTGGCGGGGCTCAAGGCCCTGCCCAGGGAGGTGCTGGAAGCGGCCCGGGTGGACGGGGCCGAGGGGCTTCCCTTCCTACGCCATGTCCTCCTCCCCCTCCTCTTCCCCACCCTGCTCTTCCTCCTCCTCTCTGCCCTGGCCAGCGCCCTGGATTACGCTTTTGTGCCCATCGACGTCATGACCCAGGGGGGACCCTTCGGACACAGCACGAACCTCATGTACGCGGTCTACCAGGAAGCCTTCCGCTTCTTCCGCGCCGGGGTGGCGGCGGCTCAGGCCGTCCTCCTCACCCTAGGCCTTGGGGTGCTGATCCTGGGGCAGCTCTTTCTCTTGGAAAGGAGGAACCGTGGCTAA
- a CDS encoding ABC transporter substrate-binding protein, with protein MRRWLGVLGVVLGTTLAQGPVTLQYWHINTEAFGLPALRELIREFERRNPGIKVEERYHANAYTGLLQNLQAALAAGNPPDVVQMGYLYTRYAAKNLPFVPISDLAKRYGGERHLRRFAPNVLALGQVDGVLVGMPYSLSNIVAYYNADLFRRAGLDPDRPPATWEGWRRAARQIKERTGKYGVYLILLDDNWAIEALIRSNGGTLLRCEGGFYRTGVDSKEAAEALGMWAGLVRDGLALGVLLQQGEQAFLAGETASFMTTIARRAGLQEQTRGRFELRATRFPTFGGKPPALPGGGNVLMVFSKDPRKQEAAWKFIQFLTSPEGFTLWTKGTGYVPLLPELIRDPRYLKDFVEKNPIQKVAVEQLPFTVPWTSFPGTNGLAASQALFRAVQKALSGQATAEAALKEAAQEINRLIGNERCGE; from the coding sequence ATGCGGCGCTGGCTAGGAGTTCTGGGTGTGGTCTTGGGCACGACCCTCGCCCAGGGCCCCGTGACCCTACAGTACTGGCACATCAACACCGAGGCCTTCGGGCTCCCCGCCCTGCGGGAGCTCATCCGCGAGTTCGAGCGGCGGAACCCGGGCATAAAGGTGGAGGAGCGCTACCACGCCAACGCCTACACCGGACTCCTGCAGAACCTGCAGGCTGCCCTGGCCGCAGGCAACCCCCCGGATGTGGTGCAGATGGGCTATCTCTACACCCGCTATGCGGCCAAGAACCTGCCGTTTGTGCCCATCTCCGACCTGGCCAAACGCTACGGCGGGGAGCGTCACCTCCGCCGCTTCGCCCCCAACGTCCTGGCCCTGGGCCAGGTGGACGGGGTGCTGGTGGGCATGCCCTACTCCCTTTCCAACATCGTGGCCTATTACAACGCCGATCTCTTTCGCCGCGCGGGCCTGGACCCCGACCGCCCCCCTGCCACCTGGGAGGGCTGGCGGCGGGCAGCCCGGCAGATCAAGGAGCGCACGGGCAAGTACGGGGTCTACCTGATTCTCCTGGACGACAACTGGGCCATCGAGGCCCTCATCCGCTCCAACGGGGGCACCCTCCTCCGCTGCGAGGGGGGTTTTTACCGCACCGGGGTGGACAGCAAGGAGGCCGCGGAGGCCCTGGGCATGTGGGCGGGCTTGGTGCGGGACGGCCTGGCCCTGGGGGTGCTCCTGCAGCAGGGGGAGCAGGCTTTCCTCGCAGGGGAGACGGCGAGCTTCATGACCACCATCGCCCGCCGCGCCGGGCTCCAGGAGCAAACCAGGGGGCGGTTTGAGCTAAGGGCCACCCGGTTCCCCACCTTCGGGGGCAAGCCCCCGGCCCTTCCCGGCGGGGGGAACGTGCTCATGGTTTTCAGCAAGGATCCCAGGAAGCAGGAGGCGGCTTGGAAGTTCATCCAGTTCCTCACGAGCCCCGAAGGCTTCACCCTTTGGACTAAGGGAACGGGCTACGTGCCCCTCCTCCCCGAGCTCATCCGCGACCCCCGCTACCTGAAGGATTTTGTAGAGAAGAACCCCATCCAGAAAGTGGCGGTGGAGCAACTCCCCTTCACCGTGCCGTGGACCAGCTTCCCCGGCACCAACGGCCTCGCCGCCAGCCAAGCCCTCTTCCGGGCTGTGCAGAAGGCCCTCAGCGGGCAGGCCACGGCGGAAGCCGCCCTGAAGGAAGCCGCCCAGGAGATCAACCGCCTCATCGGAAACGAGCGGTGCGGCGAGTAG
- a CDS encoding extracellular solute-binding protein, with translation MKRLLAVLALALGLALAQGVVLRALMEDVPETRIIEALLPEFERATGIRVEFEVVQYSAMHDKLVAQLTAPESAYDFLQVDFLWAGEFPAAGWLEPLEPFVKASGFDLSAYFPSMLDLVGYYRGTLYMIPMYNYAMGLIYRKDLLERKDLKEGFQAQFRRPLALPKSLQEYVDLSLFMAKRAGVAGAAMQGQRGDPNFMEFSNYLFATGGDYVDRNWRVTLNSPQGERALTLYVRNIREGAQRGALNANLDDTFRVMCQGGAFSMITYWWMLPQLDDPKQCPKVAGKVALAPMPGGAGVNGGWGWAIPKNGRNKEAAWRFISWVESKEIVKRRALQGHAPTRKDVFQDPEVLKKYPYYKEVERILAGAKKVPIFAYTAEMEDVVGREVSLAASGRKGVKQALQDAARGLEGLLRRAGLLR, from the coding sequence ATGAAACGGCTGTTGGCGGTTTTGGCGTTGGCCCTGGGCCTTGCCCTGGCCCAGGGGGTGGTGCTGAGGGCCCTCATGGAGGACGTGCCCGAGACCAGGATCATCGAGGCCCTCCTCCCGGAGTTTGAACGGGCCACGGGGATCCGGGTGGAGTTTGAGGTGGTCCAGTACTCCGCCATGCACGACAAGCTGGTGGCCCAGCTCACCGCTCCCGAGAGCGCCTACGATTTCCTCCAGGTGGATTTCCTCTGGGCGGGGGAGTTTCCTGCTGCCGGGTGGCTCGAGCCCCTGGAGCCTTTCGTGAAGGCCAGTGGCTTTGACCTTTCCGCCTACTTCCCCTCCATGCTGGACCTGGTGGGCTACTACCGGGGCACCCTCTACATGATCCCCATGTACAACTACGCCATGGGGCTCATCTACCGCAAGGACCTCCTGGAGCGCAAGGACCTGAAGGAGGGCTTCCAGGCCCAGTTCCGGCGGCCTTTGGCCCTGCCCAAGAGCCTGCAGGAGTACGTGGACCTGTCCCTCTTCATGGCCAAGCGCGCCGGGGTGGCGGGGGCGGCCATGCAGGGGCAGCGGGGGGACCCCAACTTCATGGAGTTCTCCAACTACCTCTTCGCCACAGGAGGGGACTACGTGGACCGCAACTGGCGGGTGACCCTGAATAGCCCCCAAGGGGAAAGGGCGCTGACCCTGTACGTGCGCAATATCCGGGAAGGGGCGCAGCGGGGAGCGCTGAACGCCAACCTGGACGACACCTTCCGGGTGATGTGCCAAGGGGGGGCCTTCAGCATGATCACCTACTGGTGGATGCTCCCCCAGCTGGACGACCCCAAGCAGTGCCCCAAGGTGGCGGGCAAGGTGGCCCTGGCCCCCATGCCGGGCGGGGCCGGGGTCAACGGGGGCTGGGGCTGGGCTATCCCTAAGAACGGCCGCAACAAGGAGGCCGCCTGGCGGTTCATCTCCTGGGTGGAGTCCAAGGAGATTGTGAAGCGGCGGGCCCTGCAGGGCCATGCCCCCACCCGCAAGGACGTGTTCCAGGATCCGGAGGTTCTCAAGAAGTACCCCTACTACAAGGAGGTGGAGCGCATCCTGGCCGGGGCCAAGAAGGTGCCCATCTTCGCCTACACCGCGGAGATGGAGGACGTGGTGGGCCGGGAGGTGAGCCTGGCGGCCTCCGGGCGGAAGGGGGTGAAGCAGGCCCTGCAGGATGCCGCCAGGGGCCTCGAGGGCCTCCTCAGGAGGGCTGGGCTTCTGCGCTAG
- a CDS encoding carbohydrate ABC transporter permease, with protein MRGRQAAQLLALPGLLVLLGVVAFPLLYAFFLSLTRYSFLRPQYTWAGLARYREALEDPYFLHALGLTALYVALTVGLTLALGLLLAVLLHQGLPLRGFHYFAVSLPMLIAPVGVGLIWKMILHPELGILAYLFGGVDFFGDPRYALLSLALVDVWQQTSFAALVLLAGLRSLPKEPLEAARVDGATPWQAFWYVTFPLLRPVLLALLVLQTLAEVRTYDLVYVLTRGGPGSATDLVSYYIYRKAFLGLDLSGAGAMGYLLLLLTLALVALYYRFLTRG; from the coding sequence GTGAGGGGAAGGCAAGCCGCCCAGCTGCTGGCCCTTCCGGGCCTCCTGGTCCTCCTTGGGGTGGTGGCCTTCCCCCTGCTTTACGCCTTCTTCCTCTCCCTCACCCGCTACAGCTTTCTCCGGCCCCAGTACACCTGGGCGGGGCTTGCCCGCTACCGGGAGGCCCTCGAGGATCCCTACTTCCTCCACGCCCTGGGCCTCACCGCCCTCTACGTGGCCCTCACCGTGGGCCTCACCTTGGCCCTGGGCCTCCTCCTGGCGGTCCTCCTCCACCAGGGCCTCCCCCTCCGGGGCTTCCACTACTTTGCCGTGAGCCTGCCCATGCTCATCGCCCCCGTGGGGGTGGGGCTCATCTGGAAGATGATCCTGCACCCCGAGCTGGGCATCCTGGCCTACCTCTTCGGCGGGGTGGACTTCTTCGGCGACCCCCGGTACGCCCTCCTCTCCCTGGCCCTGGTGGACGTGTGGCAGCAGACCTCCTTCGCCGCCTTGGTCCTCCTGGCGGGCCTGAGGAGCCTGCCCAAGGAGCCCCTCGAGGCCGCCCGCGTGGACGGGGCCACCCCCTGGCAAGCCTTTTGGTACGTCACCTTCCCCCTCCTCCGGCCCGTGCTCCTGGCCCTCCTGGTCCTCCAGACCCTGGCGGAGGTGCGCACCTACGACCTGGTCTACGTCCTCACCCGAGGGGGGCCTGGCTCGGCCACGGACCTGGTGAGCTACTACATCTACCGCAAGGCCTTCTTGGGCCTGGACCTCTCGGGGGCGGGCGCCATGGGCTACCTGCTCCTCCTCCTCACCCTGGCCCTGGTGGCCCTGTACTACCGCTTTCTGACACGGGGCTGA
- a CDS encoding ABC transporter permease translates to MRALGWLLFLLFLLYLLLPMLAPVVYSFSRLWLGVLPEGFTLEGYARILRDPKYLEAALLSLRIALLAVLLNVLVGVPTAYVAHLWAGRVGEGLRRLLQVLPLLVPPLVVGLGFLLAFNRPPLALSGTLWIVVFGHAALGFPFFFRTVYAGLAGLEVRLLMEAAQASGAGLGARLRYVLLPNLLPAVLSGALVAFAISMGEFEVTSMVAGFGTITLPLLLFQSLREDFRAASAVASALLYVTLLALVGLTLLRRR, encoded by the coding sequence GTGAGGGCCTTGGGCTGGCTCCTTTTCCTCCTCTTCCTCCTTTACCTTCTCCTCCCCATGCTGGCCCCGGTGGTCTACTCCTTCAGCCGCCTTTGGCTGGGGGTTCTCCCCGAGGGGTTTACCCTCGAGGGGTACGCCCGGATCCTCCGGGACCCCAAGTACCTGGAGGCGGCCTTGCTCTCCCTGCGCATCGCCCTTTTGGCCGTCCTCCTCAACGTCCTGGTGGGGGTGCCCACCGCCTACGTGGCCCACCTCTGGGCGGGGCGGGTGGGGGAGGGCCTGCGGCGGCTTCTCCAGGTGCTGCCCCTCCTGGTGCCTCCCCTGGTGGTGGGCCTGGGCTTCCTCCTGGCCTTCAACCGGCCGCCCTTGGCCCTTTCCGGCACCCTCTGGATCGTGGTCTTCGGGCATGCCGCTCTGGGCTTTCCCTTCTTCTTCCGCACGGTCTACGCGGGGCTTGCGGGCCTCGAGGTGCGCCTCCTCATGGAAGCGGCCCAGGCCTCCGGGGCGGGGCTCGGGGCGAGGTTGCGCTACGTTCTCCTGCCCAACCTTCTGCCCGCGGTCCTCTCCGGGGCCCTGGTGGCCTTTGCCATCTCCATGGGGGAGTTCGAGGTGACCAGCATGGTGGCCGGCTTCGGCACCATTACCCTGCCCCTCCTCCTCTTCCAGAGCCTTCGCGAGGACTTCCGGGCGGCCAGCGCGGTGGCCTCCGCCCTCCTCTACGTTACCCTCTTGGCCCTGGTGGGCCTCACCCTCTTGAGGCGCCGCTAG